GGGTCTTGCCTTCAAACACACCGGAGAGAATTTCGCAGCGATCGGCCTCCTTACGGGGCGTGGTGATTTTACTTTGCCCTGGACGGCGGCGATCGAGTTCAACTTGAATCTCCGCCTCAGAAATTTCGACCTGGGGTGGGCAGCCGTCAATCGTAACGCCAACTCCTCCACCGTGGGATTCGCCAAAGGTGGTAACTCGAAACAAATGACCAAACGTATTGCCCATACTCATTCTCCTGCGCTCTAGGGCATCTTATCTCACTTCAGCCTCTTCCACCGCTAGCCAACGTCGTTAGTCCCCTCGCCCTAGAAGTTCCGGGAGTTTAGCCGTTGATGGCAAGGGTTTCGAAGGATTCGGTTCCGTAGTAGCAATATGACCGATATAGAATGCACCCGCCTCAATGTCCAGAGAGTTGGCCGTCACATCACCCTCTAGCCGAGCAGTGCTGCTCAGGGTAAGTCGCCCATCCGCCACAACTCTCGCCTTGACCACCCCATGGAGTGTAATGTTATGGGCCCGAAGTTCTGGCCCTTCAATTAATCCAGTTTGAGAAATTTCCACATCACCAATCACATCCACTTTGCCGTGGATGATGCCATCGACCCGTAGAGCCCCTTCCACATGGATATCGCCTTGGAATTCACTGGTGGCGCTCAGATAGGTTAGCGACCCGACTGGCTTTTTCCGTCCAAACATCGATATGTCTCCCCATGAACTCAGTCTTGAACTGCTTTGCCTACACCTGATCTAAGCCACCGATCATCTATGGCCACCCTGAGATAGCAGTCGCTTGGTCAACGTGGTTGATTCCGTGGTTGTTCTCAATCATAACGTGTTGATTACGATGCTTAGAGTGCCCCCAGCTTCCATCCAAATTAACCCATTCATGCAAAAAGCGCCCCCGAGGGAGCGCTCTTCATCAAGCTATCAGACTAGCTCAGCGATGGATTAACCGATTTCAGGTGCATCCACAGCAGCCAAGTCAAGCGGGAAGTTGTGAGCATTACGCTCGTGCATCACTTCCATACCTAGGTTGGCGCGGTTCAACACATCCGCCCAAGTTCCGATGACACGACCCTGAGAGTCAATCACGGACTGGTTGAAGTTGAAACCGTTCAGGTTGAACGCCATGGTGCTAATACCCA
The Leptolyngbya sp. CCY15150 DNA segment above includes these coding regions:
- a CDS encoding polymer-forming cytoskeletal protein, translating into MFGRKKPVGSLTYLSATSEFQGDIHVEGALRVDGIIHGKVDVIGDVEISQTGLIEGPELRAHNITLHGVVKARVVADGRLTLSSTARLEGDVTANSLDIEAGAFYIGHIATTEPNPSKPLPSTAKLPELLGRGD